The genomic window TTATCGTTTATGTCCGTACCGGAGAATGTGCCTCTGGCCAGACTGGCAGCTGCTGCTTTTGCTGCACAGCTGGAATTTACCCTGGAAGACCTGGAGGAAATAAAGGTTGTCGTTTCGGAAGCAGTCTCAAACAGTATCATACATGGATATGACAATGACCCCAACAGAATTGTTACTTTATTATGTACTATTTATGATGAAGTGTTGGAATTAATAATTGAGGATGAGGGTAAAGGGATTGCAGATGTATCCAAAGCAATAGAACCTGCTTTTTCGACTGACCCCGAGAGAATGGGACTTGGTTTCACCTTTATGCAGTCATTTATGGACAACCTGGACGTAGAGTCCACTGTCAACAAGGGAACCAGGGTAATTATGTCCAAAAAGCCGCCCGGAAGTGTGGCAGCAGCATCTGAAATAATATCTGAAAAGAATTAAGCGGGGTGGGAAATTTGAATACCCGGTTATCGGAAATGAATCTTCCCCGGTTCCCGCTTCTTTCGGACAAAGAAATAAAAAGCCTGTTAAGAAGGGTTAAGGACGGGGATGAAGAGGCCAGAGAGGTATTGGTGAATTGCAACCTGAAACTGGTTTTCAG from Phosphitispora fastidiosa includes these protein-coding regions:
- the spoIIAB gene encoding anti-sigma F factor, which translates into the protein MKIKNQIKLSFMSVPENVPLARLAAAAFAAQLEFTLEDLEEIKVVVSEAVSNSIIHGYDNDPNRIVTLLCTIYDEVLELIIEDEGKGIADVSKAIEPAFSTDPERMGLGFTFMQSFMDNLDVESTVNKGTRVIMSKKPPGSVAAASEIISEKN